A segment of the Deltaproteobacteria bacterium genome:
CGCGGCGAACCGCGACCCCGCGGTGTTCGCCGACCCGCACCGCTTCGATCCATCGCGCAAGGCGAACCGCCACCTCACCTTCGGCCACGGCCTCCACTTCTGCCTCGGCTCGCACCTCGCGCGCCGCGAGCTCGAGGCGTCGCTCGCCGCGCTCGTGCAGCGCCTGCCCGGCCTCGCGCTCGCGGACGCGACGCCGCCGCCGATCGTGGGCGGCGTGATCCGCGGGCCCGGGGCCGTGCGCGTGCGCTGGGATGCGGCACGCAGCTGAACCCCGCCCAGCCGCGGATCGAGCGCCGCGCGCGAGCTGCTCCATCTCCGCCGCGCCGATTGGATCCCCCTCGGGTGCGACAATTCGGCCCGGCCGGAATGTACGCCCTCGCCGTCTTGTCGTTAATTGAACGCGTGTTTAAATTTGCTCCGTGACGTCCCCCTCCCCCACGCCACGCCGCCGCACGCGTCCGCGTCGCGTCGGCCGCCCGCGCGCGAGCGCGCGCAGCGCCGACGTGCGCACAGACCTTCTCGCCGCGGCGCGCGCGACGTTCGCGACGCGCGGCTACGCCGGCGTCTCGCTGCGCGAAGTCGCGAAGACCGCGGGCACGACTGCCGCGATGGTCTCCTACTACTTCGGCGACAAGGACGGCCTCTACGCCGCGCTGCTGCAGGATGCGCTCGCTGACGTGCTCGCGCGCGTGCGCGCCGGGCTCGCGGCGCGCGCCGCTGCGGGCGCGCCGCCCGGCTCACTGCACGTCCTGTTCGAAGTCGCCGCGGAGGCGCTGGGCAGCGTGCCGTGGATTCCGCAGCTCGTCGTGCGCGAAGTGCTGAGCGAGGACGCGCCCTTCCGCGACAGCTTCATCGACGAGTACGCGCGCCCGATGTCGCAGCTGCTGCGCGGCGCGCTGCGCGCCGAGATCGCCGCGGGACGGTTGCGCGCCGACCTCGACGTCGATCTCGCCTTCGCTTCGCTGCTCGGCCTCGCGGCGTTCCCGTTCGTGGCGCGCCCGGTACTCGAGCGCGTGCTCGGTTTCGCCTACGACGACGCCTTCGTCGCGCGCCTTTCGGCCCACACCCAGCGCCTGTTCGTGGAAGGAGCTCGCTCGTGACGCGTGTGTTCACGCTGTTGCTGATCGGGTTGCTCGGAGCCTCGTGCACCGAGGATTCGGAGATCGCCGTGGGCCAGCTCGAGCGCGATCGCATCGAGCTCGTGGCCGAGGCGAACGAGCCGATCGTCGAGATCGCCGTGCGCGAGGGCGATGCGGTCGCGGCGGGAGCGCTCGTCGTGCGCCTCGCGCCGGAGCGCCTCGCCGC
Coding sequences within it:
- a CDS encoding TetR/AcrR family transcriptional regulator, with amino-acid sequence MTSPSPTPRRRTRPRRVGRPRASARSADVRTDLLAAARATFATRGYAGVSLREVAKTAGTTAAMVSYYFGDKDGLYAALLQDALADVLARVRAGLAARAAAGAPPGSLHVLFEVAAEALGSVPWIPQLVVREVLSEDAPFRDSFIDEYARPMSQLLRGALRAEIAAGRLRADLDVDLAFASLLGLAAFPFVARPVLERVLGFAYDDAFVARLSAHTQRLFVEGARS